GGGCGGCAGCGGTGAGAGTTTCGTCCTTGAGAGTTGCAATAACCTGATCGACCGTGGCCTTTACCTCAGTCCGGGGCGATGCTGCCGGAGAAGACGAGGGAAAGAGGAAAAGAATGGCAATTAAGGCCGGTGTTATGAGTCTGGAAAGGATCATGGTCATTTCTTTATAGCGGCCTCACGCCTCTGGGCGTAGGCATCGCGGATGAAGAGGTAGGGGTCGAGAGCATCCCGCTTGATTCCCTCGTAGGTGTCCTTGTCAAGGGAAAGGGCATTTTCCTTCTCGACCGCAGTGACGGCGATGCGCTCTTCCGTATCGAACGCATAGGTAAGAGGAGAGAGGAAATAATCGCCGACGCGCCCTATGGCGTCCCGGGCGTTGGAAGGTCCGAAGACGGGCAGAACGAGGTATAATCCGGACCCGACTCCGTACCGCCCCAGCGTCTGGCCGAAATCCTCGTCCCGTCTTACGATACCTCCTTCTTTTTTGGCGATATCGAACAATCCGGCGACGCCGAAGGTGCTGTTGAATATAAACCGCGCCAATTCGTCGCTGGCATCGTCAAATTGCAGCTGCAGCACATTGTTGAGGAAGCGAAGCGGAGCGGAAAGGTTGTCGAAGAAATTGTCGGCTGAAACGCGGACCCTTTCGGGCACAACCCGCAAGCCTTTGGCCACCGGTTTGAACAGGTAAAAATAAAGCTTGTCATTAAACCAGAAGACGGCGCGATTGATCGGCTCGATCGGATCATGAACGGTCAGCGGAGGCTCTTCGTCGAAGAATGCGAGATCGTCCTCGAAAAATTCTTCATCCGCCGTCGATTCGCCGCCGATGACGGGAGGCTCTTCGGCGACCGAATTGAAGTGCGGATACAGCAAAAGGAGCAGCAGAAAAGCAATGATCGCTCTCATTCAGGTTCCTTTTATTCTTGATGGTTTCCCAAAAAATCCTTTTTCCTCACAGAGGACATAGAGAACGCAGAGGTAAGTTGTTAATTTCAAATTACTTTCACCGTGACCTCGAATTTATTCATTCTTTCTCGAAAATGTACTTCCCAAGCAGCTCTTCCAGGTTGATGGCGGATTCCGTCTCCTGGATTTTTCCCCCTGCGCTGAGAAAATCGGGAGCGCCTCCGGGCGAGATGCTGACGTAGCGGTCGCCAATGATGCCCGCGGTGCGGATGGAGGCGATACTGTCCTCGCTGATTTTCACTCCTTCTCTGATGGACATGAATACCTCGGCCTCGTAATACTCCTGATTCAGGTTGATGTCCGAGACTTCTCCCACGGGGACCCCCGCTATTTCGACGACGGCCCCTTCCCTGAGTCCGGAAATGGAGCCGAAGTTCGCCGAGACCTGATATGTTCCGGGACCCAAGAAGGAAACATCCCCCAACCTGACCGAAATCCAGG
The window above is part of the Desulfuromonas sp. TF genome. Proteins encoded here:
- the mlaD gene encoding outer membrane lipid asymmetry maintenance protein MlaD, whose product is MRRFNLETGVGIFLVLGFLCFAWISVRLGDVSFLGPGTYQVSANFGSISGLREGAVVEIAGVPVGEVSDINLNQEYYEAEVFMSIREGVKISEDSIASIRTAGIIGDRYVSISPGGAPDFLSAGGKIQETESAINLEELLGKYIFEKE
- a CDS encoding VacJ family lipoprotein yields the protein MRAIIAFLLLLLLYPHFNSVAEEPPVIGGESTADEEFFEDDLAFFDEEPPLTVHDPIEPINRAVFWFNDKLYFYLFKPVAKGLRVVPERVRVSADNFFDNLSAPLRFLNNVLQLQFDDASDELARFIFNSTFGVAGLFDIAKKEGGIVRRDEDFGQTLGRYGVGSGLYLVLPVFGPSNARDAIGRVGDYFLSPLTYAFDTEERIAVTAVEKENALSLDKDTYEGIKRDALDPYLFIRDAYAQRREAAIKK